Part of the Spinacia oleracea cultivar Varoflay chromosome 5, BTI_SOV_V1, whole genome shotgun sequence genome, AAAATAATCTATTAGTCATATGTGGATATACTGTGACCAGCAGAGAGAAGCTGGAAGGAAAGAAGAGGGACCTGTTGTTACATGTATATTTTGTGCGTCTCTGGTGGTATGAATAGTCTCGATGTTAGCTACTTCTCTAAGGACGGAGGGGTATTCTATTTATGGAGGTGGTTTTAAATAGTAGTAATAGTTTGAGGTTTCTATATTTTGTTTTGTCGCTTATCTTTATAGAGGTTTAATAGAGGTGGAAAAGATAGAGGTTTGATAGAGGGTGAAAAAATAGAGGTTTCATAGAGGGTGAAAAGATAGAGGTTTTGTACTATAAAGGTTTGGTAGAGGGTAAAAAGATAGAGGTTTGACACTATAGGAGATTAGGCGTAAAGATATAGATTTTATACTACAGGAGTAAAAAGGCTTACAGTTCTTTCCCATAGATTACATGTTGAACTTGGTATTTCCCATAGGAATTTGTGCGAAGTTTATTTGCAATTCTGAAGAGGCTGAATTTATGCAATGGGCTATGTTCCAAAATTTTGGTTTCTATTAATCGCAAGTTTAGTGTTAAAAAGCGCGATATGGGTGTGCCTAGGCTCAACtaagggatgtcaatggggcggggcggggcggatgcggatatatgtccctccatccccatccccacctaaaatttccATCCCCAtgcccgccccatcacccacggcgggtacaaaattcatccccatccccgcctcaACGGGTATAAACTAAAATCCACCCCCGCCCACCACCCgcctgggtatccatccccgtctcatccccgccccataTCCGCGTCAATACccaccttgtttttcttatttcgGCAACATTATGGAAAAAAGTAACTTccataacaaaaaaattcaaacacataAAATTAGAAGTCTTGCCTTAATTCATAATATCAAATactacaaaccaatccaaacgcataaaaaaaattgttcaacTTTTTATATTCTTTAAAATTTTTCAATTCACGTAGGGAATGATATTCGGATAGGGTTGAAGAGTATCAAgtggggcgagtggggatggggcggggcgggcggggatggggcgagTCCatcacaaaatccacacccgccccatcacccatggcgggtatgatttttatacccatccccgccccatcaccagCCAAACCtccctccatccccgcctacttggggcggatgcggggtGGGTCTCCTataaaacccgccccactgacatccctagtGCAGGTCTTGGCACCTTAGATGTGACAGACTTAGGCACCTACAAAAGGCGCGCCGCGCCTTTACCCAAGCCCAAGGCGCATCCCCTTatgagttactccctccgtatttatttaagggatacacttgccttttcggccgtatttatttaagagatacacttgccatttttagtaacttatcaaccccaccatctaattaaataatctatctaatatatcccatgtcccaccaccctattaaacaaataatttcaaaacCACACCCCACCCCCCACtctctaaaatgacatggtccccacatgttttatttattaaaatatctatctaaccccacttgttttattactttatttcattcaattcttcttcctATTACTCGTGCccagccaagtgtatctcttaaataaatacggagggagtatgagtaTAAGGCTCCAATTGCTTATTTGTAATAATTTTTTCAAAAGAAGGTCAACATCACGCGACTTTAATGGCTCCCAACCTTCAGAATTTAGTACAatgaaaagaggagagagaaaaccacAAATTTCTCCCTTTTTGTTCAGTCAGACACAAGTCATGTAAATCCCTACTTTAAAGTAACGGTTTTATGTAAGGAGTGGCACACTTCTTTTGAGAATCTAAACATAGAGTCGGTTATTAAAACCTTCTTTAGTCccgttttttttcaaaaaggttTTTAACTTTACTATAATTACTATTTTACCTCTTTGTGACAACATGTAATACCATTTTGATTCTTTTTTTTACTGAAAATAGTACCACAAAAAATTTAGAAAGTTGTGTGTGTTGACTACTAAAGGCGCGCGCCTTCACCTTGCGCCTTTGCGTAGGCTCCAAGGAATTTGGCGCCTTTGGTGTGCCTCGCGCCTTTTAAAACTAAGCTTGCAAGTAGCTAAGTGAAACTAGTTATCAACTATTTCTATTAGGAGTTGTAGTTCTGTAATTTATCCTCACATTGTTAGGCTTATGGTCAATTAACCTCTGATAGATTTAGTTATAGCTTGTAATATTTCTCTCAACATCTGCTCCCTTTGACCCTAGATGTTTTCCACACACTGTCTTAAAGGTGCATGACGGTTGGCCATATTTTTTAAGAATATTTAAGAAAAATTATCACAACGTGGGATCTTTTTAGATTTGTTTCAATGTTTTTTTACTTGTTATAATTTTTCTTAGTAATATAGTAAAAAATGTTCACAGAAAAGGCATTGTTCGGAGATATGTACAAAGGGAGTACTATTTAGACAAAAGGTTATGGTAAAAAAAGGAAAGGCGGATATGAATTTCTTTGGCTTCTCAGTTATCATGCTAATTTTACTTGGGTCTAAACCGATGATATCTATTTATGGTTATTAGGTTGAGAAGTTAATAAAGGAACTACCTAGTGTTCCTGCTGATTGGTCGAATGGTGACATGAGTACATCAGAAAAGAATCATCTAAGCAACGGAATATCTTTGCAACAATCTGAGAATGAATCAAATGTAAGAGAGACTCAGAGCATGCTTTTGGAGAGAATCGCCAGTGAAATGAACAGGTTGAAGTTCTACATGGCTCATGCAAAGGTCTCTATGCTCTCCTCCCTTTGTCTTGTTCTTGCTTTATGTGGTGGACATAtatgattattttattttattgataGGAATATATTATGATTTTTCTTTCCCTTGTTGGTTTGATGATCTTTCAGTTTGTCCCACCCCCCTATCATTATAGATCTTTCTGCTCTGATGTTTCCCAATTTAGAGTGTCTACTTTCCTTTTTCATCCCGTCCCCAATTTAGTTTGCCCCTTTCTATTTTTGGCAAGCACCCACTATTACTTTATTActtctctcttcccactacTAAAACCTAGGGTCTCACactctctctcattcaattaaaagaaTGTCCCACTATCTTTCATTCTacctactttttcaataaaataatatttgataACCACAGTCCAAAACTTCACCTAAAACTACGTGTCATGATAAGTGGACACTCTaaattgggacggagggagtatatgattTTATCTCCATTTTAAGTCTTAACAGTTATGAAAATATGCACTATGTTTGTCAAATTTATTTAGGGGAGCAAAAGGTAAGAATTTAGTATCAGTCAAGCACAAAGCAACTGAATGGTCCTCATCAAAATGAAAATGCTTATTTTGAGGTCTAAACACCCTAACCCAAGATTGAGCTCCCTCCCCATACACAAAGTTCAGGGAAGAACTTTTTTTCGGACCAGCTTATATCCTCACCAAAGAGGATTGCCAAACAGATAAGAGTTTAACAATGCAAGTAAACAATGGACTCCCAAAACTATCAGGGCTAAATAGAGACCCCACATTAGATATGGACATATTGGGTcttacaaaaaaaagaaaagatatGGACATTAGAGCTTTTTATATACTTGTCCACAGAGAGAGCATTAAATCCGAGTAGCTTACTCTTAAGAAGTCAAATTGCTTCTTTACCAATAACAATGCTGACTAGTGTTTGTAATGGAATATTGGCAACTCAAAGAGACATGAAAAGTTTTAAGTTTTAGACAAAGGCAGAGAATGGAGCATTAACTCTTAATTTTATTGATAATCTTTATGTACCTCTATTATATTTTGGAGAAAATTGTGCAATTATTTTTATGTATGAGTTCGTCTTTACTATCTGCTCATTGTGTTCGTCCATTACGGCAGTACAGGACCTACCTTTTATTCAGAACATTGAGAAGAGATTTCAAAGTGCTACTCTTTTATTAGATGCTAGCTTGGGGCATTGCTTTTCAGATGGTCTAGAGCACCGAGATGAAAATGCCATATACAATTGCTTACGCGCTTATGCTGCCATTGACAACACTAGAAATGCTGAAGAAATTTTCCGCACAACCATTGTTGCCCCCCTAATAGAGAAGATTATTCCTCATGGTTCTTCAGGGTTGATCGGTGTGGCTGCAAATGATGAACTTGAGGCTGATTTTCAGGAAATGAAACAGTGTATTGAGAAAGACTGTACATTCTTGCTGAGAATCTCTTCAAAAGGTATTATACAACAGCCCATTCTACTTTGATTTAGTGTGGGACCGTGTGACACATAATTTTCTGTGCAAGCTGATATATCATCTTGTTGTATTTACTGGCGTAGGCTGACTCAGATTTGTTGTCAACTCTTCCTTTCCTCGATTCAACTTTTATTAAACTGTTGCTATGATATACTAGTTTCTTCTGTGCAAACTTGATGCATTTTCCAGGGTTGTACATAACTACATATGATGTCAATTGCTAAAACTTAAATACCTTCATGTTCTGTTACTTAGTATATGGACATTATTTGAAGGGATTGTGCTTTTTTATCAGTTTTCTTGTCATCATTTGAATGATGATAATCTTGTTCTTGTGGTCTTTATTGTGCAGAGAATTCAGGTTTTCATGTATTCGACTTTTTGGCCAATTCGATCCTCAGAGAGGTGTTTTCAGCGATTCAGCAAGGAAAGCCTGGGGCTTACTCACCTGGAAGGCCTACGGAATTTTTGAAAAATTATAAATCAAGCTTAGATTTCTTGTCCCATCTGGAAGGTAagatttaaaagttcaaataacAACTTGCTATATATACATGCATTTGAAAGATTGCAGCAACTTTGCCTCTCTGACATTGTATATGTTTAAGtttaaattataaagttttTGTTGTTGCCCCATCTAGGTTACTGCACATCCAGATATGCAGTGTCTAAATTCAGAGCAGAGCCAGTATGTGTTGACTTCATGAAGCAATGGAATCTTGGGGTTTACTTCTCATTGAGGTATCATATGCAACCTAGATGTCTATGAATTTGAGAGAATGAATTATTTCATGGTTATGGTTATGGAACTATATGAAGCTGTTTCCTTATTCTAGGTTTCAAGAAATAGCCGGGGCTTTGGATACTGAGCTTATGGCTCCCAGCCTGGTGGTGGTGCAAGAACGTCGTGAGGATGGAAAATTTccagctttgattttgaaacaaAGTGTTACTCTCTTGGAGAGTTTGAGGTCCTGTTGGGGCGAAGATGTACTGGTGTTGTCGTGCTCTGACAAATTTCTTCGTCTGTCATTGCAACTTCTTTCAAGGTTGTGCTGGAGAGAAAAATGTTAATTTTAAAGTTCCTATAACTCTTAGTCTGTGTTTCATGTTTGACTAAGTTGACAAATATTTTAATCAGGTATACCAATTGGTTGTCAAGCGGACTCCATGCTCGGCAATCGGGTCACGGGAATGCAAAACCTGGAGCTGAATGGGCGATCTCTGCTGGACCTGAAGATCTTCTATATGTAATATTTCTGTTTTTTGCGTATTGTCCAGATGCTTTGGATTAATTGCATCGATAGTGGAACTGCTGCTGATAAGAAGTTTGCTTCAAGCTCAACTTATAGTAGCATACCAGCAAACTTGCAGCTCAGCGGCATATATGCTACTTGCTTACAAACACTTCTTTATTTCAATCCTGAGGGGCCAATTTTGCAAGGCATAGCTTTTACGCGCTTGAAGTTTTGGTTGTCATTATGGACTGAAATTGAGGTGGATCAAAGGCTACGGTCCGAGATTCAGCCCAATTTTTACACATCAGTAAGGGGGAAGGGGGGAATAGAGCAATAAAGATGAATCAGAAAACTGCGTGGCATTGGCTACTGGCAATATCTGCTTCCTTCTCTGATGGCATTTCCTTGATCTTGTGTGCACATTGACCCTTAACTAAGAATTCAGATGTTAATATACATGACATGTCTCACACCCTCACTTTCTGGCTAACATGTATATGATGTACACATAAGCATTTAGGGATACCGTCAATCATGATTTCAGTTGAGTGGTGTACTAAATTTTGCTGAATTGGTTTTCAGATTATTCATGATGTAAAGCACCTTGTGGATGAGGTTTCTGGTGACTACGTCGGACATGTAATGAAGCTACTTTCTTCCTGTCCCTCCGAAGTGCTGGATCCTGTCAAACAGAGCATATTGCAAAGTGCGAAATCTTTGGAGAATATGGTACCCCCAGTGATAAAATCAATAGTAGATGTGCTGGTTGAGAAGTCTGTTGAGGTGAGCTAAATTATTGGTTACTATTGTGAAGATAAGTATATAAGTTCAAAGATGGAATGGTCTCTTAAATATTTGAGTTCATAACGGTTTGGTCAGGAACAGTTTGGACAGTCTAATGGCTAGATGCTGTTCAGTGTACTTCTATTACTTTCCGGTAGCAAAGTTCTAACTAGACTGGTCCTTTCAGCTTGTGGTCTCTGGTTATATGGGCCGTTTTGGGTGGTTGGGAAACTATTTTTCTGGAAAGCTAGTCGTCATAAATTCATCCATTTGCTTTTTAAAAGGAATGAAAGACAAACTTTCCTCCATATCCCTCGTTTTCCTCTTGCTctcctcctctctcctctttcccCTCCCCATTTCCCTTTTCCCCTTCTAACTTTTCTAGCAAAGAATCAAGCAAAGTAAGTTGAAGTCTAAGTTCTATTGTCATGAACTTTAATTGGAATGATATTTAGTTGAACATGTTTTCTTTGAACCTAACACTACCCTAGAGCTTATGGATTTATACGTGGGACACATGACAGCAAATTAAGAAAATCATACTTAATAATAGTATAATACATACTTCATGACTGTTTCCAGATAAATATTGGCAAATCTGATCGGGATCACTTTCAGTTTCGTTCTCTCATCTagattattactccctccgtcccggaatacttgacctgttttccttatcgggccgtcccttaatacttgacctgtttctaaaaatggaaatattctaacaatattatattatttctcactccacccctattaacccacctaccccctactccatacaaaaagtaattaaaaattcaacccctactctcccccaaccccacctcttaacccacctcccactaactacattaaaataataccccactatcaactactacctattaaattaaataagtcaattcaagttccttaaactccgtgccggtcaaaccgggtcgagtattccgggacggagggagtatgtattTACTGCTATCAATATCATGACAGTCATGCACGCCTACCTATTGGCCCTTGCTATCAGCTTTATATGCTACCCATCCACAAAAGACAGTGAGtaatttgaaatttgagttATTTCGTAGAATAAAACAAGTATAGAAGTACATAACGATTGATGGTACTTTGCAATTCTAAAGTCTCTGTCTGAAGAATGAGTGTGCTTGGTACAATTCTACATGTAGTGTTTTGAACTTTTAACTATTAACGGCTAGGAGTTTACTGATTAAGCAATGATTGCTTTTGACAGCTATAAGGGTTCATTTTGACTAGATTCTTCTATTGTTGCTGATATATACTGATCTTATGAATCCAGGCTCTGCTTCAACTGAAGGGCATTTCTGCGACATACAGGATGACCAACAAACCTCTACCTGTCCAGCATTCTCCATATGTTTTAGCAATCCTTCACCCTCTCAAGGTAATTCTTCATTCTCCATATTTTTCAGCAATTCTTAATCCTCTGAAGGTAACCATTTTTTAATCATCATCCAGTTAGGATTCGTTCATCCTTCTTCTAGGTAGTCACAAGCCAATGGAACTTCTTTATTGATATTTATATCATAGATAATTGCTTCGAGCATGTTTGGTTTCTGACATAGCTGCAGTTGGAGCTGGTTTCAGTTTTCATGCCAAGTCTTTCAAAGTGGCTTCAAATCTtctaaaaaataaatacaaaTAATTCTTTAGTTTTTTAAATAACGAATAAATATGGCTCTTGTCTTTTTTGTTCTAGTTTCTAACTTAGTTGAGAACTTTGTGATTTTTACTATTGCTTTGGCTTTGAGGTCATTTAATGTAAAACTTGTCCTGCCTTTTCATGATTAAGTGTTAAAATGGGAACACCCTAACCCCCACCCCCCAAAAAAATAGTTAAAAGAGGAttttatttagtgaactaaacaACAAATTCTCGCAGGCTTTCTTGGAAGGAAACAGAGCTGCCACATATCTGGATGATGGAACAAAACATGAACTCCTACAAGGTGCTGCATTAGAGATCACCAAGAGTTATTATGAGTTGGTCTCTGAACTAGTTAATGTGGTATGTATTTGCATTGGCATGTAATACAGAAGCTTGTTTTCATTTCCATCATAGTTGAAATTTTATGACTTCAATCTTGGTAATTTCCCCAGGCAAGAAAAACAGAGAGTTCATTGCAGAGACTACGTCAAGGTGCGCAAAGGCGAACTGGAGCAAGCTCTGATGTAAACGACCATAATGTATCTAATACTGATAAAATTTGCATGCAGTTATTCCTTGATATACAGGTGCTTACTTTCTCCACTTCTCTGTATCCTTCTTAGTTTTTTAGCATAAGAAAATACTTCTGTATATCAATTGCTATGATTTCTTCCGTAGTGCTCGCGTTAATGTTACATCAATAAATGCTAAAGatgaagaattaggaaaacgggAGTTCGCTTAATGATGGAGGGTTCAAATTTCTTGATTTTGTAAACTTGAAATATCCAACCCCTAAAACGACCCTGAGCCTGGTTCAATTAGGGTGCGTTTGGTTCTTTATTGAAGTAGGAATTTTTGTTCATATGATTGTGATCCGTTTTTCTTTCAGGAATACGGGCGTAATCTGGCTGCCCTTGGAGTTGATGCTGCTAAGATAGAAGATTACCAATCTTTGTGGCAGTGTGTGGCGCCTGCAGAAAAGCAAAATACGATAACCTTGTAGACTAAAGTTTAGCTCTACCAATATTATagagtttctttttttttttttttttttttaatcttgcaATACCAGTTCTACTGTTCTAGTGACTGTAGCAATCTCCTGTAGTTGATATTTTTCCttgtaaatttttttgtttttttattctttatttaaaaaaatatgattTACCCTGTAATTCTACGTGGTGACATGGTGTTAATAGTAGTTAGTGGCtggattattttttcttttgctggTAAAAGCGTGATCACACATCCATGTTTCTGATGTCAAAATCTGATTCCGATGCACTTGTATTCCCGGGCGACAATTAAAAAATGTTGGCTTTGTGTGGATGAGAGAACCTCAGACGAAATTTATAGACCTTGTTGCTGGAGTAGCAATGTCAGCATGGATTGTGTCGAAGCTAGTAGCAATGGTGACATGGAGAAGTTGTTGTAATGATCATTATACTCTTCATTACAGTGGGTCTGATATTAATCAGTTCCAAGTTCCAACACAGAGGGGCAGGATGCATAATCAGAAACAAACAAGGAGAACTTGTATTAGCAGTAGCTTACAACCTTAATAAATCTGATAAATTCTACAGAGATCAAATTAATAATGTTGCTGTAGCCGAAGCAATAGCTTGGAGAAATGGTTTGATATTGGCTAAACTCAATAACGTACATTAAACTTGATCGCGTAGTTGGAGATAATGAGGAGGTTATTAAACGTGTTCGTGGTCTGAATTCTGATAAAGGCTTCTCCTGAAGGCAGTTTCTTTTACTTTCCGATGTGCAATTAGAAAGTGAGTGCAGTGAACTGAGTGAAGAGCAAGGCATTTGGTTTCACTCCGTTGTATTTGCAATCTCTCTAGTTCGTTTAACATGCTTGTTTTTCGATCTCTGGGTAATTAATATGTTCACCTAGTGGCAAGATAATTTTATGGAATGAATCAATACTATTTTCAACCTATACTATTTTCCTAAGGAAATCAATTTGATTGGAATAAAGTTAAAATAAGATTATGTAGTGAGAATAATTATTCTGTAAAACATGCAATTAATACATGTAGTTTCACTTTTTAAGATTAGGAGTAAATACAAAGTACTAAAATGTATCAAATTAGACACAAAAATGTTAGTATTCACTTTTCAAAATTAGTAGCAAACAATATGAGTGTTACTTATACACTAGAGATGTAGGGGAAAAAAACTATATTTTActcgataaaagattaatgtTCATACAAGTACTAAAAGGAAGTAAATCATGCTTCATTTAATTATACATAAAGATGTAggatcaacaaaaaaaatccaGTAATAAGCTAGCTATGTTGATTAATCATGCTTTCTGGAGCTCTATGTTGGACAAAAACGAAGATCAAGATACGTACGTAAGATCGAAGGTCAAAACTAACAAATAGTTTTTACAAGGAAAAATCAATACTCCGTAACTGATTTGGTTTCATAGGTTATCGACCTTGCCCAATGCAGTTTAGGCTTCTTAGCTACTAAAATAAAATCAGTACTTCAACAAGTTTCAATCTACTATAACTAAATACTCTTCTGATTTTAATTAGCTTATAttgatttttaaattaaaagagAAATTATTTACATCTATGTAGCCTAATATATGTAATCAGCTGACGGAAAAGAATTCTCAACCTttgaaacaaaaaataaaaaaaatgtggtGTTACCTACATCAATTTTACGAATATTTTAATCAAGAACGTTTCTATAGTGTTAGTTATGTGATGTAAATCGATTACGCGAAGAAGTGCACATGATTAGCCATATATTTCGAGCAAAATAAAAAAGTACTCAAAatacaatattttataaaatcaaacaTATGAAATATTTTATAGATTAGGTTTCCTTTAATAAAAGTAAACCTAATCTATGTAATCCACTTTAATATCAACATTCTTTTTTTAAGTAAAATACAATATTCTATAGATTAGATTTCCTTGTTCTATCAGAACTCTATGTTTTAGTTTTTGATTGGGCCATAACTCATAAGTTTGACTTTTGACGAAGTTAATATATTTCCTGATAAAATTCTCGTGTAAAAAGGAAATAGTTACCTGTTCCAATTCAAACTCGGATAACATTAGTTTCCTAATTGTATTTGTAGCGTATCTATATATTCTTATAAATACCAATGATTTACTCCCACTCTTTCATCAAACGCAAAAATACAAGAAAACAAAGAGATAAAGAAGTTAATTAAGATGGATTATTTGTGTGTCGAGGATCAGAAGCGGATCGAGGATCATATAGACCTTCGAAGTAGATTATTCGTAACAATAACATCCAATGTCGATGTCGAAGAAGCCGTGAACAAGTTGCTAGAAATCAAACTCGAGTCCGGAAAAGAGATGGTATTATGCATGATGTTATTAGAGTGTTGTTGCCAAGAAAAGACGTATAAAGAATATTATGCTCAATTGGCACAACAACTTTGTACACTTAACAAAGTATACGAAGAATATTTTAGCAAGTGTTTTGCTCAACAATACTCGATGGTACGAGGCCTAGATATCAAAAGACCACGTCACGCCGCGAAATTCTTTGCTCATTTAATGGTTGTTGAAGTTGTTCCTATGGGTGTGCTAGCTCGCATAGGTCGCAAAGAGGAGGAGGTGCGTTGTTCTTGTCCTCATATCGGGTTTATTACGACCATTCTTGATGAGTTGTCCGAGCACCGGCGTGGTCATGATGCACCCAAGGTTCGACGACTTGATTTTGGCCTGCCAATGCAGGGCTTAACCAACACTTAAAGCCTTTTCTCTTTAGGGTTTACAAATCTTAAGGTTTCATAGGTCTGAAATAGCCAAAAATAAATCggaaattttgttatttttgacccttttcttttaattattttatgttTGAGTGTAGTAAGTTTTCCTTTTGACGTGATTAGTTAAGTATTTAGGGTTTTCGTATGCCGTAATATGTTTGTTACGGACTTACGGGTTATGTTATAAAGGgttctttaattttttgttaTTAATTAGCACTCGTaattagtactccgtaattCGTATACGATTTTTGAATTCAATTAATATAATTATTGTATTTAATGAATTTGTtatctacttcctccgtttcataaaaattgcaacacttttaGTTTTTGCTACTATTCATACACCAATTTTGACCATATGTTTTTGCTAATTTATTAAAAGCAAATGTTATCAAATAAGATACCGTTGAATAGATTTCATTATATAGtttcataatattaaatttAAAGATTTTTTAGACAAGGATATTTAGAAATaattatggtcaaagttgtatCTTGGCAAACATGCTAATCAAAGTGTTGCAATTATTTttgaaacagaggaagtattacgTTGCTTTGTCAAATTTACTTCGTATATAATATAATGTGCAGTTAAATTAGTCCCAGAATTGAATCACCGAATATGTATGCTTCTATTCTGGAGTAATTTAAAGCATGTTTTTATTTCTGTATAGGAGGGTGTTTAGTTattgttgtcaattactaccctAACCTATATTCCAGCCAATTAGCCCACTAATTATATCATAATTAAccgttaattatattttaattattttaattaattaataaaattaaaaaaaaaatcaaaactaattAAATGGGAAATCTGAAAATacccacacaaaaaaaaaaaaaaatcaaactccCTAATTAATCTGAGTATAATATTAAACTTTGAAATGAAAAAGGTGAGCAAGCCTCGGATTGTGTATAAACAAATTATAGAAGTGAGACGATCTGCTCGTGTTG contains:
- the LOC110787303 gene encoding conserved oligomeric Golgi complex subunit 2, with amino-acid sequence MASADLAPPSHPPRSHTDFFGDPIDDSSPLWFKKDLFLSPDFDSESYISDLRTFVPFDTLRSQLHSHLSSLKHQLVDLINRDYNDFVNLSTNLVDVDSSVARMRAPLSDLREKIAAFRDCVQDSLVSLQNGLNQRAEAANAREVLELLLDTFHVVSKVEKLIKELPSVPADWSNGDMSTSEKNHLSNGISLQQSENESNVRETQSMLLERIASEMNRLKFYMAHAKDLPFIQNIEKRFQSATLLLDASLGHCFSDGLEHRDENAIYNCLRAYAAIDNTRNAEEIFRTTIVAPLIEKIIPHGSSGLIGVAANDELEADFQEMKQCIEKDCTFLLRISSKENSGFHVFDFLANSILREVFSAIQQGKPGAYSPGRPTEFLKNYKSSLDFLSHLEGYCTSRYAVSKFRAEPVCVDFMKQWNLGVYFSLRFQEIAGALDTELMAPSLVVVQERREDGKFPALILKQSVTLLESLRSCWGEDVLVLSCSDKFLRLSLQLLSRYTNWLSSGLHARQSGHGNAKPGAEWAISAGPEDLLYIIHDVKHLVDEVSGDYVGHVMKLLSSCPSEVLDPVKQSILQSAKSLENMVPPVIKSIVDVLVEKSVEALLQLKGISATYRMTNKPLPVQHSPYVLAILHPLKAFLEGNRAATYLDDGTKHELLQGAALEITKSYYELVSELVNVARKTESSLQRLRQGAQRRTGASSDVNDHNVSNTDKICMQLFLDIQEYGRNLAALGVDAAKIEDYQSLWQCVAPAEKQNTITL